In Apium graveolens cultivar Ventura chromosome 10, ASM990537v1, whole genome shotgun sequence, the following are encoded in one genomic region:
- the LOC141693354 gene encoding uncharacterized protein LOC141693354 isoform X2, producing the protein MFRNEILVHKRASSKSLQRLHVSVLSMDRWSGIMKVSLNPYSRARYQIAASLRLSSSGSLAVPSQNAILFSGDRVQGTGNPVIEKLSNLQTIAETLVSKLGDCTNAWVIEASTFRGPFAVYKDFVPSVDRLGEPQSYDATGFPASKSVVLLLSICLKEVKILISEKLGKPYQDGVCAPCLHQPRIILLGFSKGGMVLNQLMTEIAFLDLNSTKSLEVNETHDTGDLVQIENQIIPSLNNLLLDSIAEIHFVDAGLNCAGAYLTDPDVIQRISKRLLHRAQSLKFVLHGTPRQWCDRMRVWIREEKDTLVQLLKSEAESGGNLSEGTVKEKRVPYACWTRPTRHRMA; encoded by the exons ATGTTTCGAAATGAAATTCTGGTCCATAAGCGTGCTTCCTCTAAAAGTCTGCAAAGGTTACATGTCAG TGTATTGTCTATGGATCGATGGAGTGGAATTATGAAGGTGTCTTTGAATCCATATAGCAGGGCTCGCTACCAAATTGCAGCATCTCTCCGCCTTTCATCTTCCGGCTCGCTTGCT GTGCCTTCTCAAAATGCCATCTTATTCAGTGGTGATCGAGTTCAAGGCACAGGAAATCCAGTAATTGAGAAGCTTTCAAATCTACAGACAATTGCTGAGACTTTGGTGTCTAAACTTGGTGATTGTACTAATGCTTGGGTTATCGAGGCTTCCACATTCAGAGGACCTTTTGCTGTGTACAAGGATTTCGTCCCCTCTGTAGACCGTTTGGGAGAACCCCAATCTTATGATGCAACTGGATTTCCAGCTTCTAAATCAGTGGTCTTGCTTTTGTCAATTTGCTTGAAAGAG GTGAAAATTCTCATTTCAGAGAAACTGGGAAAACCGTACCAAGATGGAGTTTGTGCACCATGTCTCCATCAACCTAGAATAATACTGCTTGGCTTTAGCAAAGGTGGTATGGTACTTAATCAGCTAATGACTGAAATTGCCTTTTTAGATTTGAACTCAACCAAAAGTCTAGAAGTGAATGAAACACATGATACTGGAGATCTTGTTCAGATAGAGAATCAGATTATACCATCATTAAATAATCTTCTGCTAGACAGCATAGCTGAAATCCATTTCGTTGATGCTGGCCTAAATTGTGCTGGAGCATATCTTACTGACCCTGATGTGATTCAGAGAATATCCAAACGTCTTCTACACAGAGCTCAGAGCCTTAAATTTGTACTTCATGGAACTCCTAGGCAATGGTGCGACAGGATGCGAGTATGGATTCGGGAGGAAAAAGACACACTGGTTCAGCTACTAAAGTCGGAAGCAGAGAGTGGGGGAAATTTGTCT GAAGGCACGGTCAAGGAAAAAAGGGTGCCCTACGCATGTTGGACACGGCCGACTCGGCACCGAATGGCTTAA
- the LOC141693354 gene encoding uncharacterized protein LOC141693354 isoform X1 yields the protein MFRNEILVHKRASSKSLQRLHVSVLSMDRWSGIMKVSLNPYSRARYQIAASLRLSSSGSLAVPSQNAILFSGDRVQGTGNPVIEKLSNLQTIAETLVSKLGDCTNAWVIEASTFRGPFAVYKDFVPSVDRLGEPQSYDATGFPASKSVVLLLSICLKEVKILISEKLGKPYQDGVCAPCLHQPRIILLGFSKGGMVLNQLMTEIAFLDLNSTKSLEVNETHDTGDLVQIENQIIPSLNNLLLDSIAEIHFVDAGLNCAGAYLTDPDVIQRISKRLLHRAQSLKFVLHGTPRQWCDRMRVWIREEKDTLVQLLKSEAESGGNLSVSEKLYFADMTPNLQMHFEIIEILYLKNAQLDVCKAPDA from the exons ATGTTTCGAAATGAAATTCTGGTCCATAAGCGTGCTTCCTCTAAAAGTCTGCAAAGGTTACATGTCAG TGTATTGTCTATGGATCGATGGAGTGGAATTATGAAGGTGTCTTTGAATCCATATAGCAGGGCTCGCTACCAAATTGCAGCATCTCTCCGCCTTTCATCTTCCGGCTCGCTTGCT GTGCCTTCTCAAAATGCCATCTTATTCAGTGGTGATCGAGTTCAAGGCACAGGAAATCCAGTAATTGAGAAGCTTTCAAATCTACAGACAATTGCTGAGACTTTGGTGTCTAAACTTGGTGATTGTACTAATGCTTGGGTTATCGAGGCTTCCACATTCAGAGGACCTTTTGCTGTGTACAAGGATTTCGTCCCCTCTGTAGACCGTTTGGGAGAACCCCAATCTTATGATGCAACTGGATTTCCAGCTTCTAAATCAGTGGTCTTGCTTTTGTCAATTTGCTTGAAAGAG GTGAAAATTCTCATTTCAGAGAAACTGGGAAAACCGTACCAAGATGGAGTTTGTGCACCATGTCTCCATCAACCTAGAATAATACTGCTTGGCTTTAGCAAAGGTGGTATGGTACTTAATCAGCTAATGACTGAAATTGCCTTTTTAGATTTGAACTCAACCAAAAGTCTAGAAGTGAATGAAACACATGATACTGGAGATCTTGTTCAGATAGAGAATCAGATTATACCATCATTAAATAATCTTCTGCTAGACAGCATAGCTGAAATCCATTTCGTTGATGCTGGCCTAAATTGTGCTGGAGCATATCTTACTGACCCTGATGTGATTCAGAGAATATCCAAACGTCTTCTACACAGAGCTCAGAGCCTTAAATTTGTACTTCATGGAACTCCTAGGCAATGGTGCGACAGGATGCGAGTATGGATTCGGGAGGAAAAAGACACACTGGTTCAGCTACTAAAGTCGGAAGCAGAGAGTGGGGGAAATTTGTCTGTAAGTGAGAAGCTTTATTTTGCTGACATGACACCTAATTTGCAAATGCATTTTGAAATAATAGAAATTTTGTATCTGAAGAATGCACAACTAGATGTCTGCAAAGCTCCAGATGCTTGA
- the LOC141693354 gene encoding uncharacterized protein LOC141693354 isoform X3: MDRWSGIMKVSLNPYSRARYQIAASLRLSSSGSLAVPSQNAILFSGDRVQGTGNPVIEKLSNLQTIAETLVSKLGDCTNAWVIEASTFRGPFAVYKDFVPSVDRLGEPQSYDATGFPASKSVVLLLSICLKEVKILISEKLGKPYQDGVCAPCLHQPRIILLGFSKGGMVLNQLMTEIAFLDLNSTKSLEVNETHDTGDLVQIENQIIPSLNNLLLDSIAEIHFVDAGLNCAGAYLTDPDVIQRISKRLLHRAQSLKFVLHGTPRQWCDRMRVWIREEKDTLVQLLKSEAESGGNLSVSEKLYFADMTPNLQMHFEIIEILYLKNAQLDVCKAPDA, translated from the exons ATGGATCGATGGAGTGGAATTATGAAGGTGTCTTTGAATCCATATAGCAGGGCTCGCTACCAAATTGCAGCATCTCTCCGCCTTTCATCTTCCGGCTCGCTTGCT GTGCCTTCTCAAAATGCCATCTTATTCAGTGGTGATCGAGTTCAAGGCACAGGAAATCCAGTAATTGAGAAGCTTTCAAATCTACAGACAATTGCTGAGACTTTGGTGTCTAAACTTGGTGATTGTACTAATGCTTGGGTTATCGAGGCTTCCACATTCAGAGGACCTTTTGCTGTGTACAAGGATTTCGTCCCCTCTGTAGACCGTTTGGGAGAACCCCAATCTTATGATGCAACTGGATTTCCAGCTTCTAAATCAGTGGTCTTGCTTTTGTCAATTTGCTTGAAAGAG GTGAAAATTCTCATTTCAGAGAAACTGGGAAAACCGTACCAAGATGGAGTTTGTGCACCATGTCTCCATCAACCTAGAATAATACTGCTTGGCTTTAGCAAAGGTGGTATGGTACTTAATCAGCTAATGACTGAAATTGCCTTTTTAGATTTGAACTCAACCAAAAGTCTAGAAGTGAATGAAACACATGATACTGGAGATCTTGTTCAGATAGAGAATCAGATTATACCATCATTAAATAATCTTCTGCTAGACAGCATAGCTGAAATCCATTTCGTTGATGCTGGCCTAAATTGTGCTGGAGCATATCTTACTGACCCTGATGTGATTCAGAGAATATCCAAACGTCTTCTACACAGAGCTCAGAGCCTTAAATTTGTACTTCATGGAACTCCTAGGCAATGGTGCGACAGGATGCGAGTATGGATTCGGGAGGAAAAAGACACACTGGTTCAGCTACTAAAGTCGGAAGCAGAGAGTGGGGGAAATTTGTCTGTAAGTGAGAAGCTTTATTTTGCTGACATGACACCTAATTTGCAAATGCATTTTGAAATAATAGAAATTTTGTATCTGAAGAATGCACAACTAGATGTCTGCAAAGCTCCAGATGCTTGA
- the LOC141693354 gene encoding uncharacterized protein LOC141693354 isoform X4 — protein sequence MFRNEILVHKRASSKSLQRLHVSVLSMDRWSGIMKVSLNPYSRARYQIAASLRLSSSGSLAVPSQNAILFSGDRVQGTGNPVIEKLSNLQTIAETLVSKLGDCTNAWVIEASTFRGPFAVYKDFVPSVDRLGEPQSYDATGFPASKSVVLLLSICLKEVKILISEKLGKPYQDGVCAPCLHQPRIILLGFSKGGMVLNQLMTEIAFLDLNSTKSLEVNETHDTGDLVQIENQIIPSLNNLLLDSIAEIHFVDAGLNCAGAYLTDPDVIQRISKRLLHRAQSLKFVLHGTPRQWCDRMRVWIREEKDTLVQLLKSEAESGGNLSVTARQ from the exons ATGTTTCGAAATGAAATTCTGGTCCATAAGCGTGCTTCCTCTAAAAGTCTGCAAAGGTTACATGTCAG TGTATTGTCTATGGATCGATGGAGTGGAATTATGAAGGTGTCTTTGAATCCATATAGCAGGGCTCGCTACCAAATTGCAGCATCTCTCCGCCTTTCATCTTCCGGCTCGCTTGCT GTGCCTTCTCAAAATGCCATCTTATTCAGTGGTGATCGAGTTCAAGGCACAGGAAATCCAGTAATTGAGAAGCTTTCAAATCTACAGACAATTGCTGAGACTTTGGTGTCTAAACTTGGTGATTGTACTAATGCTTGGGTTATCGAGGCTTCCACATTCAGAGGACCTTTTGCTGTGTACAAGGATTTCGTCCCCTCTGTAGACCGTTTGGGAGAACCCCAATCTTATGATGCAACTGGATTTCCAGCTTCTAAATCAGTGGTCTTGCTTTTGTCAATTTGCTTGAAAGAG GTGAAAATTCTCATTTCAGAGAAACTGGGAAAACCGTACCAAGATGGAGTTTGTGCACCATGTCTCCATCAACCTAGAATAATACTGCTTGGCTTTAGCAAAGGTGGTATGGTACTTAATCAGCTAATGACTGAAATTGCCTTTTTAGATTTGAACTCAACCAAAAGTCTAGAAGTGAATGAAACACATGATACTGGAGATCTTGTTCAGATAGAGAATCAGATTATACCATCATTAAATAATCTTCTGCTAGACAGCATAGCTGAAATCCATTTCGTTGATGCTGGCCTAAATTGTGCTGGAGCATATCTTACTGACCCTGATGTGATTCAGAGAATATCCAAACGTCTTCTACACAGAGCTCAGAGCCTTAAATTTGTACTTCATGGAACTCCTAGGCAATGGTGCGACAGGATGCGAGTATGGATTCGGGAGGAAAAAGACACACTGGTTCAGCTACTAAAGTCGGAAGCAGAGAGTGGGGGAAATTTGTCT